From Sphingorhabdus sp. SMR4y:
GAGCTGTTCTCCGGCGCCGGTTGCTCCAGCTTGCAGGCACTGACCAGCGCCCGGTGCACGACCAGATCGGCATAGCGACGGATCGGGCTGGTGAAATGCGCATAGCTGCCCAGCGACAGGCCGAAATGGCCCATATTGGTATGGCCATAATAGGCCTGGGTCTGGCTGCGCAAGATCTGCTCCATGACCAGCGGCAGCAGCAGTTCGTCGTCGACCTGCTTGATCAGATTGTTGAATACGGCCGGCTTGATCACCTGCCCCATGGCAAAGCTCATGTCGAAGCTCTTGAGATAATCCTTCAGCGCAATCAGCTTCTCGCGCGAGGGTGTCTCGTGAACACGGTAAATGACCGGGGATTTTTTCGATTCCAGCATCCGCGCCGCCGCGACATTGGCGACGATCATATAATCCTCGACCAGACGATGCGCATCGAGCCGTTCGCGGACGGCGATTTCGACAATCTTGCCCTGATCGTCGAGCACCACCCGTTTTTCGGGCAGATCGAGATTGAGCGGCTCGCGCTCGTCGCGCGCCCTGGCGAGCAGCTTCCAACAAGCCCAAAGGGGCGCGAGTGCATTGGCCTTCAGTTCATGATCCAGCTTGCCGTCCATCGCCGCCTGTGCATCTTCATAGGCAATATTGCCGGCCAGCTTGACGATCGCGCGAGTGAAGCGCGAAGCGATCACCTGCCCTTTGGGATTGATCGTCACGTGGCAGACCAGAGCCGCCCGCTCGACGCCCTGTTTCAGCGAACAGACATCGGTCGACAAAGCTTCCGGCAGCATCGGCACGACCCGGTCCGGGAAATAGACGCTGTTGCCGCGCTTATAGGCTTCACGGTCAAGCTTGCTGCCCGAGCGGACATAATAGGACACATCGGCAATCGCGATCAGCGCCTTGAACCCGCCCTTGTTGTCGGGATTGTCATCCGGCTCGGCCCAGATTGCGTCATCATGGTCGCGGGCATCGGCCGGATCAATCGCGACAATCGGCAGATGGCGCAGATCTTCGCGCTTGTCCTTTGAAAGCGGCAGCTTGGTCGCCTGCTCCGCTTCCTCTTTCACCGCATCGGGAAAGTGCAGCGGAATCTCGAATTTGTGAATGGCAATCAGGCTGAAGGATTTGGGAGCGAACGGATCGCCCAAAATGTCCTTCACCCGCGCCTTGACCTCGGATCCCCGCTTCACCGGCTCGGCCAGCACCAGATGGCCCGGCTCGGCTTCACCCAGATCGAGAATCGGCGTGCTGCGGCGAATCTTGCGGTCGACAGGCTTCAGCCAATAGCGGTCGCGTTCGTCTTTCTCGACCACGCCCATCAGCATCTCGCTGCTCTGGGCGAGCTTCTTCATCATGAAGGCGACATGCCCCTGCCCGCGCTCTTCGGTTCGCGCCAATATCCGGTCGCCAACGGCCAGCGCCGCACGGCGCCCCTTTTCCTTTATGCGCAGCTTTGGTGCCGGTGCATTATCCGCTTCCCAGCGCTCGGGAACGCCGAT
This genomic window contains:
- the rnr gene encoding ribonuclease R — encoded protein: MAGPRKTHKPKQVPTRKQILDFIERSDQQVGKREIAKAFGLRGSDKIALKALLKDMADEGLIDSTPGRAFHKMGGIPKVTVLKIVAIDGNEAIGVPERWEADNAPAPKLRIKEKGRRAALAVGDRILARTEERGQGHVAFMMKKLAQSSEMLMGVVEKDERDRYWLKPVDRKIRRSTPILDLGEAEPGHLVLAEPVKRGSEVKARVKDILGDPFAPKSFSLIAIHKFEIPLHFPDAVKEEAEQATKLPLSKDKREDLRHLPIVAIDPADARDHDDAIWAEPDDNPDNKGGFKALIAIADVSYYVRSGSKLDREAYKRGNSVYFPDRVVPMLPEALSTDVCSLKQGVERAALVCHVTINPKGQVIASRFTRAIVKLAGNIAYEDAQAAMDGKLDHELKANALAPLWACWKLLARARDEREPLNLDLPEKRVVLDDQGKIVEIAVRERLDAHRLVEDYMIVANVAAARMLESKKSPVIYRVHETPSREKLIALKDYLKSFDMSFAMGQVIKPAVFNNLIKQVDDELLLPLVMEQILRSQTQAYYGHTNMGHFGLSLGSYAHFTSPIRRYADLVVHRALVSACKLEQPAPENSSIPEFSGLGKEEAGRLERISETISKLERRAMKAEWETVDRYISAHLADRIGEVVKCRITGVQNFGFFATVEDLGGDGLVPVRTLGAERFDYDESKQQLTGMDSGTTYNIGQKIELRLVEANAATGSLLFELPEGANHMAARPAPYRARKGKPHRKGKPGRPANIRGNKGKARKKK